The following coding sequences lie in one Kribbella sp. NBC_00709 genomic window:
- a CDS encoding hydroxypyruvate isomerase family protein, with product MSHQLRYTVNCSLLFTELPLLERPAAARRAGFSAVEFWWPFVEAVPPERQVDAFVTAITDAGVQLTGLNFFAGDMPGGDRGLVSWPKRSSEFRDNVDVTVGIGERLGTQGFNALYGNRVDGSSEQEQDDLAVENLALAARAAARIGATVLVEPVSGAERYPLKTAADALAVIDRVQAAYDVPNVGLLADLYHLAVNGDDVNKVIADHTDWVAHVQIADAPGRNEPGTGTLPLDQQLTALEANGYSGWIGLEYKPSTTSDASFGWLPFERR from the coding sequence ATGAGCCACCAACTGCGGTACACGGTGAACTGTTCGTTGCTGTTCACCGAGTTGCCCCTGCTGGAGCGACCGGCCGCCGCTCGCCGGGCCGGGTTCAGCGCGGTCGAGTTCTGGTGGCCGTTCGTCGAGGCGGTCCCGCCGGAGCGGCAGGTCGACGCGTTCGTCACCGCGATCACCGACGCCGGCGTCCAGCTGACCGGTCTCAACTTCTTCGCCGGCGACATGCCCGGCGGCGACCGTGGGCTGGTGTCGTGGCCGAAGCGGTCCAGCGAGTTCCGCGACAACGTCGACGTCACCGTCGGCATCGGCGAGCGGCTCGGCACCCAGGGCTTCAACGCTCTGTACGGCAACCGCGTCGACGGCAGCAGCGAGCAGGAGCAGGACGACCTCGCGGTCGAGAACCTCGCCCTCGCCGCCCGGGCCGCCGCGCGGATCGGCGCCACCGTCCTGGTCGAGCCGGTCAGCGGCGCCGAGCGGTACCCGCTGAAGACCGCGGCCGACGCCCTCGCCGTGATCGATCGCGTCCAGGCGGCGTACGACGTACCGAACGTCGGCCTGCTCGCCGACCTCTATCACCTCGCGGTCAACGGCGACGACGTCAACAAGGTGATCGCCGACCACACCGACTGGGTCGCCCACGTGCAGATCGCCGACGCGCCGGGCCGCAACGAACCCGGCACCGGCACGCTCCCGCTCGACCAGCAGCTCACCGCCCTCGAGGCGAATGGCTACTCCGGCTGGATCGGACTCGAGTACAAGCCGTCCACAACCTCAGACGCAAGCTTCGGCTGGCTGCCGTTCGAGCGCCGCTGA
- a CDS encoding 2-hydroxy-3-oxopropionate reductase — protein MATPAGSDSSTSRPQPQTQASAGCRSSAADTPRRSDMTNIAFIGLGIMGNPMAVHLANAGHTVAGLDRSPERAKDLIAAGGRAAGSLAEAVKGADVICVMVPDSPDVQDVLEGEDGVFQLAETGTLIIDFSSIRPDVTQQLAEQARALGFRLLDAPVSGGEAGAKNAALSIMVGGSADDFAEAKPLFDVVGKTVVHVGPSGSGQTVKAANQLIVAANIQAVSEAVVFLEAYGVDTKAALEVLGGGLAGSTVLNQKKENMLSRSFQPGFRIDLHHKDMGIVTAAAREAGVVVPLGALVAQLVASARANGDGGLDHSALLRGVERLSGKDVN, from the coding sequence ATGGCTACTCCGGCTGGATCGGACTCGAGTACAAGCCGTCCACAACCTCAGACGCAAGCTTCGGCTGGCTGCCGTTCGAGCGCCGCTGATACCCCCAGGAGATCTGACATGACGAATATCGCCTTCATCGGCCTCGGCATCATGGGCAACCCGATGGCCGTCCACCTCGCCAACGCCGGCCACACCGTGGCCGGGCTGGATCGCTCGCCGGAGCGCGCCAAGGACCTGATCGCGGCCGGCGGTCGCGCCGCGGGCTCGCTGGCCGAAGCGGTCAAGGGCGCCGACGTGATCTGCGTGATGGTGCCCGACTCACCCGACGTCCAGGACGTGCTCGAGGGTGAGGACGGCGTCTTCCAGCTGGCCGAGACCGGCACGCTGATCATCGACTTCTCCAGCATCCGGCCCGACGTGACGCAGCAGCTCGCCGAGCAGGCCCGCGCCCTCGGGTTCCGCCTGCTCGATGCCCCGGTCTCCGGTGGCGAGGCGGGCGCGAAGAACGCCGCCCTGTCGATCATGGTCGGCGGCTCGGCGGACGACTTCGCCGAGGCCAAGCCGCTGTTCGACGTGGTCGGCAAGACCGTGGTCCACGTCGGCCCGAGCGGCTCGGGGCAGACGGTCAAGGCCGCCAACCAGCTGATCGTGGCCGCGAACATCCAGGCCGTCTCCGAAGCGGTGGTCTTCCTGGAGGCGTACGGCGTCGACACCAAGGCCGCCCTGGAGGTACTGGGTGGCGGCCTGGCCGGATCGACGGTGCTGAACCAGAAGAAGGAGAACATGCTGTCGCGCTCCTTCCAGCCCGGGTTCCGGATCGACCTGCACCACAAGGACATGGGCATCGTCACCGCGGCCGCCCGCGAGGCGGGTGTCGTCGTACCGCTCGGTGCCCTGGTGGCGCAGCTGGTCGCGTCGGCGCGGGCGAACGGCGACGGAGGTCTCGACCACTCGGCGCTGCTGCGCGGTGTCGAGCGGCTTTCCGGAAAGGACGTGAACTGA
- the gcl gene encoding glyoxylate carboligase encodes MARMRAVDAAVLILEKEGSTQAFGLPGAAINPFYSAMRAHGGIKHVLARHVEAASHMAEGYTRARAGNIGVCIGTSGPAGTDMITGLYSAAADSIPILCITGQAPVAKLHKEDFQAVDISSIAKPVAKWAVTVMEAAQVPGTFQKAFQLMREGRPGPVLVDLPLDVQLAQIDFDIDTYEPLPVSSPAATRAQAERVLQMLGAAANPLIVAGGGVINADASDLLVEFAELTGIPVVPTLMGWGAIADDHPLSAGMVGLQTSHRYGNATMLASDVVLGIGNRWANRHTGGLDVYRGERKFIHVDIEPTQIGRVFAPDYSVVSDARAALQVFVEVAREWAADGRLADRTAWAAECRERRTALQRKTHFENTPIKPQRVYEEMNRAFGPDVRYVSTIGLSQIQAAQMLHVYRPRHWINAGQAGPLGWTVPATLGVAVADPESTVVALSGDYDFQFLIEELAVGAQFNIPYIHVVVNNSYLGLIRQAQRGFDMDFCVQLSFENINSPEVNGYGVDHVKVVEGLGCKALRVFEPDGILPALEQAKKLMVEHQVPIVVEVILERVTNVSMGVEIDNVIEFEDLAISPDDAPTALALLD; translated from the coding sequence ATGGCCCGGATGCGCGCGGTCGACGCCGCGGTACTGATCCTGGAGAAGGAAGGTTCGACGCAGGCGTTCGGGTTGCCCGGCGCCGCGATCAACCCGTTCTACAGCGCGATGCGCGCCCACGGCGGGATCAAGCACGTCCTCGCCCGCCACGTCGAGGCCGCCTCGCACATGGCCGAGGGCTACACCCGGGCTCGCGCCGGCAACATCGGCGTCTGCATCGGTACGTCGGGCCCGGCCGGCACCGACATGATCACCGGCCTGTACTCCGCGGCCGCCGACTCGATCCCGATCCTGTGCATCACCGGCCAGGCGCCGGTCGCGAAGCTGCACAAGGAAGACTTCCAGGCCGTCGACATCTCGTCGATCGCCAAGCCGGTCGCGAAGTGGGCGGTGACCGTGATGGAGGCCGCGCAGGTGCCGGGCACCTTCCAGAAGGCGTTCCAGCTGATGCGTGAAGGCCGTCCGGGACCGGTGCTCGTCGACCTGCCGCTCGACGTACAGCTCGCGCAGATCGACTTCGACATCGACACCTACGAGCCGCTTCCGGTCTCAAGCCCGGCGGCCACCCGGGCGCAGGCGGAGCGGGTGCTCCAGATGCTCGGGGCCGCCGCCAACCCGTTGATCGTCGCCGGTGGCGGCGTGATCAACGCGGACGCGTCCGACCTGCTGGTCGAGTTCGCGGAGCTCACCGGGATCCCCGTCGTACCGACGTTGATGGGATGGGGCGCGATCGCCGACGACCACCCGTTGAGCGCCGGGATGGTCGGGCTGCAGACCTCGCACCGGTACGGGAACGCCACCATGCTGGCGTCCGATGTCGTGCTCGGCATCGGCAACCGCTGGGCGAACCGGCACACGGGCGGCCTGGACGTGTACCGCGGTGAGCGGAAGTTCATCCACGTCGACATCGAGCCGACGCAGATCGGGCGGGTGTTCGCGCCGGACTACTCGGTCGTGTCGGACGCGCGCGCCGCGCTGCAGGTGTTCGTCGAGGTCGCGCGCGAATGGGCCGCCGACGGCAGGCTGGCGGACCGTACGGCGTGGGCCGCGGAGTGCCGCGAACGGCGTACGGCGCTGCAGCGGAAGACGCACTTCGAGAACACGCCGATCAAGCCGCAGCGCGTGTACGAGGAGATGAACCGGGCCTTCGGACCGGATGTCCGGTACGTCAGCACGATCGGGCTGTCGCAGATCCAGGCCGCGCAGATGCTGCACGTGTACCGGCCGCGGCATTGGATCAACGCGGGCCAGGCCGGGCCGCTGGGCTGGACCGTGCCGGCGACGCTGGGGGTCGCGGTCGCGGATCCGGAGAGCACCGTGGTCGCGTTGTCGGGCGACTACGACTTCCAGTTCCTGATCGAGGAGCTGGCGGTCGGGGCACAGTTCAACATCCCGTACATCCACGTGGTGGTGAACAACTCGTACCTCGGACTGATCCGGCAGGCGCAGCGCGGGTTCGACATGGACTTCTGCGTCCAGCTGTCGTTCGAGAACATCAACAGTCCCGAGGTCAACGGGTACGGCGTCGATCACGTGAAGGTCGTCGAAGGCCTGGGCTGCAAGGCCCTCCGGGTCTTCGAGCCCGACGGCATCCTGCCGGCCCTGGAACAGGCCAAGAAGCTGATGGTCGAACACCAGGTTCCGATCGTCGTCGAGGTCATCCTCGAACGCGTCACCAACGTCTCCATGGGCGTCGAGATCGACAACGTCATCGAATTCGAAGACCTCGCCATCAGCCCCGACGACGCGCCCACCGCACTCGCGTTGCTGGACTGA
- a CDS encoding glycerate kinase, giving the protein MVRVVVASDKFKGSLTSAEVAAAVGVGVRRVCPDATVVAVPVADGGDGTLAAAVGAGFTLVPVVASGPTGEPVQSGYARRGNTAVVELADISGLVRLPGGIPAPLTATSYGTGEVIGAALDAGCTQIILGIGGSASTDGGAGLIAALTQSPGLTPELAGYPAGMPGANGPSRGLTPETVGLGGRLEGVRVVVACDVDNPLTGPRGAAAVYGPQKGATPEQVVELDGRLSAWADLVAEHTGRDLRDTPGAGAAGGVGFAALALLGAELRPGIELVLEMVGFEEQLADADLVITGEGALDEQTLHGKAVAGVAAAAHRHLAQPPAAPAVGGIPVVVVCGVNRLEAHQLQEAGVRAAYALTDLEPDVQRCIAEPAPLLEQLGERIAVEHLTMTARERGSA; this is encoded by the coding sequence ATGGTTCGGGTAGTAGTTGCTTCCGACAAATTCAAAGGAAGTCTGACCAGCGCGGAGGTCGCGGCTGCGGTTGGTGTTGGGGTACGGCGGGTCTGCCCCGACGCGACCGTGGTTGCGGTGCCGGTGGCTGACGGTGGTGACGGGACGCTCGCCGCTGCCGTCGGCGCCGGGTTCACGCTGGTGCCGGTCGTTGCCTCAGGCCCGACCGGCGAACCGGTGCAGTCGGGGTACGCACGCCGCGGAAACACCGCAGTCGTCGAGCTCGCGGACATCTCCGGCCTGGTCCGCCTCCCCGGCGGCATCCCGGCTCCCCTCACTGCCACGTCGTACGGCACGGGCGAGGTGATCGGCGCCGCACTAGACGCCGGCTGCACCCAGATCATCCTCGGCATCGGCGGCAGCGCCTCCACCGACGGCGGCGCCGGCCTGATCGCCGCCCTGACGCAATCTCCGGGGTTGACCCCTGAGCTTGCCGGTTACCCCGCCGGTATGCCGGGTGCCAACGGACCATCTCGGGGGTTGACCCCTGAGACGGTCGGGTTGGGCGGGAGGTTGGAGGGGGTGCGGGTGGTGGTGGCTTGTGATGTGGACAATCCGTTGACCGGGCCCCGGGGTGCGGCGGCTGTCTACGGGCCGCAGAAAGGCGCCACACCCGAGCAGGTCGTCGAACTCGACGGCAGGCTGAGCGCGTGGGCCGACCTGGTCGCCGAACACACCGGCCGGGATCTGCGGGACACGCCTGGTGCGGGTGCTGCAGGTGGGGTTGGGTTCGCGGCGCTCGCCCTCCTCGGCGCTGAGCTCCGGCCGGGGATCGAGCTCGTACTGGAGATGGTCGGCTTCGAGGAGCAGCTCGCCGACGCCGACCTCGTCATCACCGGCGAAGGTGCACTCGACGAACAGACGTTGCACGGTAAAGCCGTCGCCGGAGTGGCCGCAGCCGCCCACCGCCACCTCGCCCAGCCCCCCGCGGCTCCCGCGGTCGGCGGGATCCCGGTGGTTGTTGTGTGTGGGGTGAATCGGCTCGAGGCTCACCAGCTGCAGGAGGCTGGGGTGCGGGCGGCGTATGCGCTCACCGATCTCGAGCCGGACGTCCAGCGGTGCATCGCCGAGCCGGCGCCGTTGCTCGAACAGCTTGGCGAACGGATCGCGGTCGAGCACCTTACGATGACGGCAAGGGAGAGAGGCAGCGCATGA